atctgaaaattgaaactaAGGGAATGATTGAGTATTCTAAATTGCTGAAGTCTAAAGGTAATTTGTTAGAGTTTTTGTTTGGGTTTGTTGAGTTGTTGAGTTGGGATTCTTCATCGTGATTTCTGCCTTTTATAGATGTTGGGAGTAACTTCCTAGTTCATTCCACAAGTCACGTTCTCCATATTGAGAAACTGCTCCGCTCTAACTTCCACGATGAATTGATACGTACACTTTTTGATTTTCCTGCTTTTTAATGGCTCACAGAATACACGTTACAAATATTAAATGACCTCATGATCTTCTAGGTTTACCTTAAGTATCCCATGATGATTTTTGTTTCCCTTGAGGTACACTAGATAGGATgttggtttcccacgaggtacactAGATAGGATAttggtttcccacgaggtacactATATAGAAAGTCggtttcccacgaggtacactATATATGAATttggtttcccacgaggtaTACTATGTAGGAAATTGGTTACCCACGAGGTACACTAtgtaggaagttggtttcctaTGAAGTACACTATTGAAAGTTGGTTTCCCTCGAGGTTCACTCTAAGAAATTGGTTTCCCTTGAGATGTTTACCCTAAAGGAAACTGAGGTTCACTATTGAAAATTCTAAGTGAACGATATACCAGGAAAATataaaaagtttcctaaaaagtTTTAAAAGAGAAtttcctaaaaagaaaagtttatctgGTGAAAAGTGTACACCAGGATATACATCatgaaaactttatttttggtgcaaaTAAAGATATTATGTGAAACTCACATAAAAACAGTCTAAATATATAGTAGATTGAGTAGATggattataaatatataaatgtgtATCCCATTTGAttcagttttataatttttccatttttatattaaacttttttttagcTCAATTCACACatttggacatgtatatgacaCATGACATAGTAAGACCAGATCCACATGACACTAGTTCTTCCACATCACTTGAAAAGTTCAATTTATATTTGGACATGTATATTACAACTCACTTAATTAAAATAGCACTTGAAAAGTTCAATTTATATTTGGACATGTATATTACAACTCACTTAATGGACATGTATATTACAACTCACTTAATTAAAATAGCAGAACCTTATAATAGGTAAAGATCCATATAACATatgacaaaatatatataaaccgAATACTTCTAATAATTTTCCCCCTAGCAACACCtttatcttttcaattttttgttatttagttatttagttttacggaaaaaataaaaataaatttaatactaTAGTTAGTAAATGAGAGAAGATTTTAACTAAATCATCTTATACATAGAGATTGGATTCACTCTCTTAATaaccataaaattaaatttgtaatcCTCTTTTATTTAAAGATATTAAACTCTCGATTAATTATATCATAAAAATTTTTTTTGACTATAAATAAAACTAGATTAAAAGCACAatattcatttcatttcatttgaAATTGCATGTTCAATATATCTTTTTACATGTATAGTGCAGTCAAGTGAAAAACTCATTTCGAATTGTAACAATTTCAGATGTATATAAAATGAGTAtcactttttaattttatgcaACATTcacaaatttgtttttttttttgggggtAAACAATAACTTAAATGTACAATTAATATCGATCACTGGTTTAATGTGTGAAACTGAAAGATTATAGGTTGAAGAAATCAAGAGCTTAAAGATGCTTTATTTTTCAAAAGAGATGAGAAAAAACATTCACATGATTTGCTGCCTTAATTAACTTCTCTATATCCTAATCCAACTACCTTTAGTGTATTTTTTTTCCACAAGTATGAGCTAAACAGATTAAGCCCTCTGAACTACTGATGTAACTCTTTGCATTATGCCCAGCATTATATGTATTATGTCTTCAAATGATGGACGTTGTCCTGGATCACTGCTTGTTTTAATTGGAAAAAACATATTAATTTTCCatcaatttcaagaaaaaaaaaagttaagacTTAAATAAGGGATTAGTGTTAGTTTGTATTGTAATTACCTTTGCCAACAGTCACGGATAACTGATGCTATTTTGGGATCTAAAGCTTCTGGTAATTCCAACCTTCTATTCATGAACCCTACAACTCCAACTACCTGTTAAATGGAAAacagaaattgaagaaaatcAGAGCCAGAATGTGTTTTCAGGACACGCCTGTGAAATTCATGTATATGAGATGAGAAAATAGACCTGTAAGGAATTCAGATTGGTCCATGGGACGGAAACAGTCATTAGTTCCCATAGGATGACACCAAAGCTGAACACATCAGACCTGTTACAAATACAATGCAAGGATGTTTCAATTACAAGGTAAATTTTGGTCAAATGGAATCAAAAGAAAGATGTTGGATGATTTATGCTTGAATGAGTTTCAGCTAAGTTTAGTAGTACGGTAAGATGGTTGATAACATTACTGTATAGAATAGGGTGAGATCggttcaaaaaatttcaagaattgtATCTAATCCAAGTCAATAGTACAATTTGGTTCGGTTTCAAAGAAAAAGTCAACGAGTATTCAGTTCGGTTTAAGAATCTCCAAGATTCGTGTTCAACCCTAACTTATAAAGGGAAATCTCTAGAATTgtaccgaatcaaagtcaatGGTACAATTTGATTGGATCCTAAAGCAAAAGTCAACCATTCAATTCAATTCTTAATCTTTCTATTCGGGTGTTCAGTACGATTATATAAGATCCATACTCGGCCATTACAATTCAGATGATTAAGAAGAGGTATGCATCTTGTATGCATCTTGTTTTTTCTACATGTTGCTTCATATTGTAATTATATATCTATTTAACCAAATTTCATACAATAACACCACAATGCTCATATGGTCATTGAAATAACAGAGTTCAGTTTCCAAAAAATTACTTCTCATTTGAAGGTTCGTTCCTGAGGACCTCAGGAGCCATCCATTGAGGCTGCAGGAAAAAGTAAAAACTAAAACAAGTAAGAATGGAACTTTGTAATAGCAGGCTGGCCCCAACATAGCGCGAACAAATGCAGCAATAACAACAAAGGCCACTCAATATCTAAAAATATGAAGATTTTTACAATTTATGATTTATGGATAAAGGGAAAGGAAAAGAGATCATTACGGTTCCTCTTCCAGACTTCGTGGAAAGGAAGGTTGCATTCTTCCACCTTGACAGGCCAAAGTCTCCAACCTGAGAGAGACATATCAGATTGACTTCTTAAGCATCTGAAGAGGAAAACTTTGCTTAACAAATAAATAGACactaaggccttgtttgataaagcacttaattgcttaaattaaaatgttaaacacttatttaatttaagtgcgtttgattaCCATTGTTTTTCctccacttaaattagttaattaagttaaaaaccacttattttgataagtcaaaatatttaacttatcattttaagttaaacattatcaactcatacatttttaaaaattaaatcattcaataagttcagcacttataatattcagcacttaaaattcagcacttaattttcagttttatcaaacagcacctaaaTTTCTTTATCACTTTTTTTCCATTTGTCACCCTGAACTTATACTTGAACCTATTACACACCTAAACTAGTCAATTTTGGACCTCCGACATGAAATGTGCTTAGGTGGAAGTTTGACTCGGGGTGCCATGTCAATTTTGAAGTCTGCCAAATCAGCATATAAGGGTGTCCGAGGTCCAAAATTAACAGGTTTAAGTGTGTGCTATAAGTTCAGGACGCCAAATGCCAAAAAGTGACGAAGTTAGGTGTATAATTATGTATAAGCCGGAAAAGTTGGCTTGAATAATATGAAGAAAATTGGATGTCACATAATACCTTGACAGTCCAGTTCCTATCAACAAGCAGGTTTGAAGATTTTAGATCTCTATGCACTATTGGTGGATTTCTATGGTGCAAATAGTTCATACCTCTGGCCTGCAGCAAGAAAACAAAGTTTCAGAAAATTTTGCTTGAATCATCAAGCACTCTCACAAACACACAAGTGGAGAGAACTTACAACATCAAGGGCCATCTTCAAGCGTCGTCTAATGTCCAACGCCTGATTGTTCTTGTGAAGTGTTTTGAAAAGGCTCCCCCTACCATGAGAAATGGAATTGATGCAAGACAGATTTATCTCCCAAATTTCAGTGAAAATTTCAGCCTTGTACTGAGACCATGCAACATTAAACATATATATGACAAGAAATAGgtgcaataaaataaaataaatcgaACCAAAGCAGCAACTACAGATAGTCTTGATATTTTGTGTCACCTGGGCATGAACTCTGTGACAATGGCAAGTCGTTCTGGTGAATATACTGCTCCCATGAAAAGTAACACATTCGGATGTCTAAGTCTTTTCATAATATCAAGCTACGGAAGTGTAAACCTTCAATCAGATGCTGCTTCTAAAACTAATactaataaattacaaaaaatgagCGTCTTAAGCACCTCTTTTTTGTAGTCTTTTAAAGTTTCTTCCTTGTACTCATTACCAAAATAAAGCTTAACAGCAACATCCTGGGGAATGCAAAGAAATTCAGATAAACATTACTTGCAAACTGAAAACAAGAACTTCTTAGAATTGTTCGGAAATTTACAGATCCATTCCAAATTCCACGATGAACAACAGCATATGAACCTGTGGAGCAAAAAGATGAAGATAAAAATTAGGACATTTCATCCCCCTCTCAAAAATCTTACACTTCATCATATTGTTAAAGCTCGAggtgatagttaaaggtccacttcatattaatagctgacacacccccacacgcgaCAGCGCacttgggcttgaagcgtgacaacgcaggcccatattaccatgtcctgcaaataactcaacaaatgaGGCTGTCAGGAATCGAACCCAGGACCACTTGGTcacactggctctgataccatgtcatggaaccctTTTAGCTAAAAGCTCGAGCGGATAGTTAAgccccaatcatatatcttatatcaATCTCTGACAATTTTCAAAGGAATTCCTTTGTTCGGTATTGAATACATAAAATTTGGATTCATttgaaatgaaatgaattctgtgTTTGATTTAAAAatagaattgatttattttaaatattttcaaaaccaaCCTTCATATTTAATATTACAATTTAATATTtcaaaaaggaaaaacagaGAATAAACGGGGAAAATCAAGGGGAAAACAGGAACACCATGAAaaacaagagagaaaaagaagaagaagatacaaatggatcaaaatggaaaatacataaataaacaaaaaaagaagaatgaaataaaataatagagttatttttgcaataaaaaaaattccaaacctTTGGTACCAAACTCATTTCCAAATTCCATCAATTTAAGTAGAACTTAGTTTAGTTATAAGTAATTCCATGGAATTGGAAGCTAGGGATTCCAAAGGAATTCCCATGGTAAACCAAACAGAGAAAAGGAGAATTTTGAAATGAATTCCACGAAAGAGAAATTCGTTTATAGCAAACTGGGTGTAATACTTCGGTTGATAGTTATCAAGCTAATTTTGTGCATACTATGGATTATAAACTATAGAGAACTTGTGCCTTTGAATCTATTGCACATTTTCATAGAGCAGGAATAAGCCTGCTGCCATTAGATTGGAACTCTTGAGTCTTGATTGAAATTACCTTGTCCAATCTCTTCCCCTAACTGAAGGTCATCCCATTGAATCTCACAATCTACCACAGTATTTGACTCCTTATCTTCTCTGCTAGCTGAACTTCCTTGGCTTCCAGAGAGCTCTCTTTTACCATCTAGTTGTCTTTGTGCCTCATCTTCTGTCTCTGGGATCTCCAAATTTGGTGCTTCAGGCTCCAACTCATCCATTTCGTCCAGGAAACAAAATCTGGGCAACGGATCTGTTGGTTTAGCTAATCCAGCACATCCCCTGCAATCCCATGGAGAGGATTGACAACTCACGTCAGAAGCACTAAGATTCCTACATGCATTTGCATTTGTATTCACACATTTAGCTGCATCTGATGAATTTCTTCTGTGTAGAATTTCTCTCCTACACCCAATATGAACTGAGCAGCAGTAAGAGCTCGATGGCTTTGAGCCTCTACAGTTATCATTCGTTGCTTCATTGCTAACTGCATTAGCACATAGTCCATTTTGTTGACCAGTGACATTATGTTCTTCTAGGCTGCTGCCAAATCCTCCAATATGTAGCTTTGCCAACACCTTAACTGCCTATGTCAATTTCAAACAAACAAGTTCGGAAAAACAGCTAATGGATATGAATGAACGCAACTTAAACAGTGAAATACCAAATACTTTAGCCAAACTTCTAATTCCTTTTCCTGAAATGTGATAATTTAGTAAGGAAAATGATATTATGTTAATTTAAGTGAATTTAACTCTCAACAAATGTATATTATGGATGAAATCCCACTCTCCACGTATAAACAGAAGGGGGAAGCGTCTCAGAATTTTAGGCTTCACTTATTAAGTTATTAACTGATCTTCTTTAATCGGAAATATTCAAAGGATATATTAGTTCAGCATATGGGTAACCACATATTATCAAGCATATAATATTCATCAGGAGTGCTGTCATCATAAATAgctaagataataattaagaagaaCTAAGGTCACGTTGATAATAATTTATGAAGCTAACCAAATATAAAATAGATAAGCACCTTCTGGAGTCAAGCTCCTGTCAGGTGCAGTATCCCAGTTGTGGGAAATGGGAATGATAATCAAGTTTTTCCTATGTGAATAATCGGAATGTCATCTTAGAAGTTGCACTTAACAAGAATTTAGCCAAAACTTTAAGGAAAATTAGACTTACTAGTGCACCAGGCAATGTTGGTTTAACTTCCTTAACTTTTGTTGTAGTATGTTCTTTTGTCTCTGGAATTCTCATGTGCATCAGACATATCATCACCATGTTTGCGTAGAATAAGTTTTGAGGCCTGAATTATTGAACATTACAAGTGCATAAACTTTCTTAGAATgaaaagaaaacaagaaatgaaaaattaagaaattctTCAACAATATAATACATAAGCACCAGATTGGAAACTGACGATGCAATCTGTGGGCGTGCATTCCACTGAATCCTATTTTGATATGCTCTATCCCGATTTCGGCATCTGTAGTATTCTGAATGTGCAGCATTAAATAGTTCTGCATCACTAGAAACAGTGACAATACCGAAAAGTTTACCGTCTGTATACATTGGGCTTTTTGTGACCATTGCCATAAATATTTCTCCAGACCTCTTCTTAAAAGGAAACTGGCCTGACCATGGCTGCCCAAAAAGCACTCTTTCAATAACTGCGCTGAAAGGTTTATAATATTCTTTATCCACAAGAAGTTCAGCAACGCTTTCTCCTAGAACTTCATAGTACTTCCATCCATAAAGAACTTCAGCAGAATGGTTCCTAATAGAAACAATAGTAACTAAGAAATTCACTAGGATAATCCCATGCTAAATTTTAGGAATATCTTTATAAATAAATTGCTCCAAACTTGCAGGATAGATGATTAAGCTATAGCCATTATATCACAGCAATGGTACAAATCAATCTTGATCAGCTACTAGGTGAAATCTTATTACTTATACCACAGAAAGCCTTGTTTTAATTGCAAAACAATACATTATAAACGATCAAGACTGCGGTTTATTTTGACACTCAAAGGAGGCTGAAGTGTCATGATGAATGTTGGAAACATCATTGAGGGCACAATCTATCATCCTAAAAAGAGTACAATACAAGTACCCTCTATCAATAAATGAAACTTCGTAGGTGCTGGAACACAAAATATGTATGTCAAAATAATCCTCCATAAACTTTCTTAATAGCAACTTTAAACTGACGGCCTCATCATATGTGCAAGTAACGGCAACCCTACATTTTACGTGTATGCAATGTTCAATCGCGGAAAAGCCAAACTGTGTTTGCTCATATATATATGGGGCAGTAACATCTTAAATATTTTGATTAGTGTAGCCTTGGAACTTAAGCCTATCTAAGATAGGATCTATTAGCATTTAAAAGAGTTCTTCCGTTCCCCCTTTCACACCCTCATTACTAGAATAGGCAAACTAGTAGAGACAAATTAAAAGATTCATCAGATTGTGGGAATCCATTACTTAACCATCATTACCATCTTCTACATTGGTGTTGTGGTGCATTTCTAGCCAACAATTTGGCACTGACTAGCCAACTGACATTCACTTGTGGTGAATTATCATGAGAGTGTTGTAGCTACATTTCTTGAAGTCATCAAAGTTGTAAGGTAAAAAAATGGAAACCACGGTGAATTTTCGTTCTATAACTATATTTTGTGAGCGTATTTGCAATATAACTTCTAGTTTTCTAATTAAGAAAAGGGGTTTAAAGAAAAGACTACAATTAGAGAAGACATGCTGAGGTCAGCTAGGCTACACATCACTCAGCAGTTGTCAAGGACATCATATGCAATTCGAGCATCAATAAAATCCATATTACAAAAGCTGAATAAGAAATATTGGTATATGCAGATCATATGTAACActtcttcaataaaattaagcCCTAACCAGCAACAATTatgatcaaagagaaagaaagcaTATGTAAAATTGCAAGAAACTCAATGTGACCTTCCATCAAACATCTTAAGGACTGTGACTGGACTGGAAACTGCTAAGCTTTCGAAATTGCCTCACCTAAAATATGATGTAAAATGTCAAGGCCAGTTGACCGTACATTAATGCAACTTCAAGCAATCATCTGGATATGGTAATGTCCCCGCTTTCCCTACGCTAAAATGTCCAGGATAGTCACCTGTACATTAATGCAACTTCAAGAAATAAACCATGGATTGGTAACAATATTCCCCTACGCTCAGTCGAGTCCCTACAACCTCCTAAAATCTAGAAAGAGCTTCTcactcctaatttataaaaattagagGATAAATAGTAAATAGAAGTATATTTTATACAGTATTCGAATATTTTCCATCCGCGGAATGGATTCCAGATTGAGTTAAGTTTTTTACATGCTCCAACTATTAGAGCTGACAAGTACTTGCATGATATACAAATATATGAACGACTTCTATgcttcatatcaaactcaaacTGGTAAATCAAGCTTGGCCATTGAAGAAACCATAGTAGGAAACAGACTATAGCTAATCAATCAAAGTCAAAATAAGATAACACAAATAAATCAATATAAATGCAGATATGCTATATTTCCATTACCAGTATATAATTTCTCCGGAAGTTGCAGTACACACGAGGATAGCATGTCCGATTGAATCCAGCAGCTTCTTATAAGGAGTCCCTTCGTTGAAGAATCCAGGAATCCACCCCCAGCAAGGATCCGATGGGGCCTCATCAGAGTCTGACATCATTATAAGATTTCTAGGTGTATTATTGTTTTTACTCTTCTCCTCCATCAGCTCGTTCAGTTCTTCTTTCAGCTTTACATAACTCGCCTCCAGACTCAAGCACCGATCCGCCAAGTCTCTGTAGAGACTCGGTCCTGACTCGTCTCCCGCCATTTCTTTAACCAGAGAGAGAAGAGAGGCGCAAAAAAGGATGCTTGTGCTGCTCATGCGGTAAGAGAGAAAcagttttattttgtttctttatTTATGAAGGCGGTCGCCATATGGTTGGatcaattttatattattttttattattattttaaaaatgaaaacTTCAGAGTAAAGGAAGTTAGCCACGTATGGCGTAGCCGGCTTGGGTGAGCTATCGAGTGTGGACATGTGTAGCATCGGTAATTCTTCCATTGGCAAGATCAGTAATTCTGAGTATCGGATAGCGCAAAGGGAAGGAAAGCAGCTGTTTCTGTTGGTTGAGCCGATTTATTCCTCTCTTTGACGTTGATGGTAAACtctcggttttttttttttttttgaaatttacgtaTAAATTCACTTTGCAATATTTCTATCCAAAATTTATATGTTTAGTCCTAAATCATTTGGTTATATTTGGTTGCTTATCtatttcaattaattaaatcaCATCCAAAATGAATAAAAGTTAATTAATGTTGATTCTattatacataaataatttaatatagtattagtaaaaattctaaaatatcatTGAGGTTAAAAGGATATTTTACATCCTATTTCAAGTTGAGTCATCGTCTTTTTCGTCGGCTTCTGCAATTCTTTCAGAAACTGGTCTGTGAAATTGCAGGAAATCTACTGTTGTTTCCCATTCAAATTTTAGGGAATCTACTGTTGTTTCAGGGAATTTACTATTGTTCACATTCAACTCTTCAAACTCacataatcatccattttcccATGAGTCTTCGTCTTCGGCAACAAGCATCTCAAATTTTCCTTTGCTACTAGAACTCGCACTCCGCGCCATCGTTGAGTTCTTCATCACTTTCGCCCCCACCGACGTGCTTGTTGCCACCGGAGAAGCTGATAATCTCCATTCCATCCTCTAACTGATTATTAGCATTATAGGTCACCGCAACAAACGATCATATTAGCCTTGCAGCTGCCACCACCGCCGCCAGAAGGAGGAATCACAGAAGCCGGGAAAAAGCGGTTACGGAATGGAAGAAAACGAAAAATAAACCGAGTTAGGATGTAAAATCTAATTTCCTGTATTTGGTATTTCACAACACTTTATCTTACATgagcacatatatatatatatatatatatatatatatatatatatatatatagattattgGATCTACCTCTAAAGTCAATGTGAACTCTATCCTACAAGCAGCCCATATCTATCCCATATCTACCCTACAAGCAGCCTAAAGTCTTATGGCAGCATACTATAATTTAATTACATAAttacactccccctcaagctgtGGCATAGATATTAATCATGCCCAGCTTGTTACATATATAGTTAACCCGACTACCCGGCAACGCTTTGGTAAATACATATGCTAATTGTTCCCCTGTTCTGATATGTGGAGTTGTGATTGTGCCATCTTCTAGCTTTTCTCGAGTAAAGTGGCAGTCAACTTCTATGTGTTTTGTTCTTTCGTTGAATACAGGATTAGTGGCAATATAAATAGCTGCttcattgtcaca
The DNA window shown above is from Euphorbia lathyris chromosome 1, ddEupLath1.1, whole genome shotgun sequence and carries:
- the LOC136210726 gene encoding uncharacterized protein isoform X1; amino-acid sequence: MSSTSILFCASLLSLVKEMAGDESGPSLYRDLADRCLSLEASYVKLKEELNELMEEKSKNNNTPRNLIMMSDSDEAPSDPCWGWIPGFFNEGTPYKKLLDSIGHAILVCTATSGEIIYWNHSAEVLYGWKYYEVLGESVAELLVDKEYYKPFSAVIERVLFGQPWSGQFPFKKRSGEIFMAMVTKSPMYTDGKLFGIVTVSSDAELFNAAHSEYYRCRNRDRAYQNRIQWNARPQIASSVSNLVLMPQNLFYANMVMICLMHMRIPETKEHTTTKVKEVKPTLPGALAVKVLAKLHIGGFGSSLEEHNVTGQQNGLCANAVSNEATNDNCRGSKPSSSYCCSVHIGCRREILHRRNSSDAAKCVNTNANACRNLSASDVSCQSSPWDCRGCAGLAKPTDPLPRFCFLDEMDELEPEAPNLEIPETEDEAQRQLDGKRELSGSQGSSASREDKESNTVVDCEIQWDDLQLGEEIGQGSYAVVHRGIWNGSDVAVKLYFGNEYKEETLKDYKKELDIMKRLRHPNVLLFMGAVYSPERLAIVTEFMPRGSLFKTLHKNNQALDIRRRLKMALDVARGMNYLHHRNPPIVHRDLKSSNLLVDRNWTVKVGDFGLSRWKNATFLSTKSGRGTPQWMAPEVLRNEPSNEKSDVFSFGVILWELMTVSVPWTNLNSLQVVGVVGFMNRRLELPEALDPKIASVIRDCWQSDPGQRPSFEDIIHIMLGIMQRVTSVVQRA
- the LOC136210726 gene encoding uncharacterized protein isoform X2, whose protein sequence is MSSTSILFCASLLSLVKEMAGDESGPSLYRDLADRCLSLEASYVKLKEELNELMEEKSKNNNTPRNLIMMSDSDEAPSDPCWGWIPGFFNEGTPYKKLLDSIGHAILVCTATSGEIIYWNHSAEVLYGWKYYEVLGESVAELLVDKEYYKPFSAVIERVLFGQPWSGQFPFKKRSGEIFMAMVTKSPMYTDGKLFGIVTVSSDAELFNAAHSEYYRCRNRDRAYQNRIQWNARPQIASPQNLFYANMVMICLMHMRIPETKEHTTTKVKEVKPTLPGALAVKVLAKLHIGGFGSSLEEHNVTGQQNGLCANAVSNEATNDNCRGSKPSSSYCCSVHIGCRREILHRRNSSDAAKCVNTNANACRNLSASDVSCQSSPWDCRGCAGLAKPTDPLPRFCFLDEMDELEPEAPNLEIPETEDEAQRQLDGKRELSGSQGSSASREDKESNTVVDCEIQWDDLQLGEEIGQGSYAVVHRGIWNGSDVAVKLYFGNEYKEETLKDYKKELDIMKRLRHPNVLLFMGAVYSPERLAIVTEFMPRGSLFKTLHKNNQALDIRRRLKMALDVARGMNYLHHRNPPIVHRDLKSSNLLVDRNWTVKVGDFGLSRWKNATFLSTKSGRGTPQWMAPEVLRNEPSNEKSDVFSFGVILWELMTVSVPWTNLNSLQVVGVVGFMNRRLELPEALDPKIASVIRDCWQSDPGQRPSFEDIIHIMLGIMQRVTSVVQRA